One window from the genome of Hyphomonas neptunium ATCC 15444 encodes:
- a CDS encoding alpha/beta fold hydrolase: MRRFREEMKSGGEMTGIEFGDPIKPFAAIWLHATGFNAMTYQSLLAPLGLRARIGALDMRGHGRTTIPTKGGLSSWNRYRDDVIEFLEKEAPQGVVLGGHSMGGCVALLVAGKRPDLVKGLVLADPVILARKTYFWNHVFPPYNWLFARNKMASRAKKRRAEFGSFREALSSYNGRGAFQSWREPFLADYLLDGIDRVDTGPQDAENQRWALTCTPAWEAKTFGAQRHAPWAALKKVRQKKIPIVIMRPNRDSVISGKVRAQIIQQNPSLMMRGIRGTSHFLPMEAPYEIRDQLSAFIARLVERFTLEEDAPVERGLRQRRRRAG, encoded by the coding sequence ATGCGCCGTTTCCGGGAAGAGATGAAATCGGGCGGCGAGATGACCGGGATCGAATTTGGCGATCCGATCAAGCCGTTTGCCGCCATCTGGCTTCACGCGACCGGCTTCAATGCCATGACCTATCAATCGCTGCTGGCGCCGCTGGGCCTGCGGGCCCGCATTGGCGCGCTGGACATGCGCGGGCATGGGCGCACGACGATCCCGACCAAAGGCGGGCTTTCCAGCTGGAACCGCTACCGCGACGATGTGATCGAGTTTCTGGAGAAGGAAGCGCCGCAGGGCGTTGTGCTGGGCGGCCATTCGATGGGTGGCTGTGTGGCGCTGCTGGTGGCGGGTAAGCGGCCGGATTTGGTGAAGGGGCTTGTGCTGGCTGATCCGGTAATCCTTGCCCGGAAGACCTATTTCTGGAACCATGTGTTTCCCCCCTATAACTGGCTGTTTGCGCGCAACAAGATGGCCTCGCGCGCCAAGAAGCGCCGGGCCGAATTCGGATCGTTCCGCGAGGCGCTCAGTTCCTATAATGGCCGCGGGGCGTTCCAGTCCTGGCGCGAGCCGTTCCTGGCGGACTATCTGCTGGACGGGATCGACCGGGTGGATACCGGCCCGCAGGACGCCGAAAACCAGCGCTGGGCGCTGACCTGTACGCCGGCTTGGGAAGCCAAGACCTTTGGCGCGCAGCGCCATGCGCCCTGGGCGGCGCTGAAGAAGGTGCGCCAGAAGAAAATTCCTATCGTCATCATGCGTCCCAACCGGGACTCGGTGATTTCCGGAAAGGTCCGGGCGCAGATCATCCAGCAGAATCCGTCGCTGATGATGCGCGGCATTCGCGGCACATCGCATTTCCTGCCGATGGAAGCGCCGTATGAAATCCGCGACCAGCTGTCGGCGTTCATTGCGCGGCTGGTGGAGCGGTTTACGCTGGAGGAGGACGCGCCGGTGGAGCGCGGTCTGCGCCAGCGGCGGCGCCGGGCGGGGTAG
- a CDS encoding BlaI/MecI/CopY family transcriptional regulator, whose translation MMQISAAELEVMGILWAEPGLAASDVHEKLGDGKDWNVRTVKTFLARLVEKGAVTTREDGRRYLYYPAIDEAEYKGSAAGQFVDRVFSGRAAPLVAHLADTRGLTQDDIAELEKLLGELKK comes from the coding sequence ATGATGCAGATTTCAGCCGCCGAACTCGAAGTCATGGGAATCCTCTGGGCAGAGCCGGGCCTTGCTGCCTCCGATGTCCACGAGAAACTTGGTGACGGAAAAGACTGGAACGTCCGCACGGTGAAAACCTTCCTCGCCCGCCTGGTCGAGAAAGGCGCCGTCACCACACGCGAGGATGGCCGCCGCTATCTCTATTATCCGGCGATTGATGAAGCCGAATACAAGGGCAGCGCCGCCGGCCAGTTTGTCGACCGGGTGTTCTCCGGCCGCGCCGCCCCGCTGGTTGCCCACCTGGCCGATACGCGCGGCCTGACACAAGACGACATCGCCGAACTCGAGAAGCTTCTGGGGGAGCTGAAGAAATGA
- a CDS encoding M56 family metallopeptidase, translated as MITQVPDTYLSHALEAAVAATLLILLVLAIRKPVARHFGAGIAYALWLLPIARLLLPPLPHQASLFSWLKLPAGTPEPAAFTVRESATATPGVPAPPAEAVTAAPLEIVPAPPSAAFDMPAPHSALVETPDLFVYAGLIGLAVWIGGVLYVLARSLHTHMQFMAIVEREGLPVTGDLEALSIEVAREAGLKRMPRVVTSLISSGPFVTGLFRPAVVLPAWFAQDYSRTEARAAIAHELTHVKRSDLWALQASEIFVALMWFNPLAYIARQAFRTDQEAACDADVLRRGHASPHAYGATLVKAVRMQMPARIALTTSLPLTHALKERLKLMSYPAPDTRRRWIGFGAAVLLGTTALVGTASVAAAGEKDKNSLKIENGTLWLDGEKVDNRQVVLLTDPVEGLVPNPPVPSDIHDLSMSIEADVAELTGPEGLVDVIDLARDPDFQEITRLSTELALMGASLGTDAAFESLKMNFAGMSEDEIDAWAEEFEARMEAKAEEIEARAAQMEAEIEARSAVFEARMDHASEARALEIERRVEANAARIEAEAARIEAEVERHYGEEFQSRIEARTGLIPELAEECAALDLADGETRIIERQTDDGHSVKIACAAGGEDVLRAETTRGFINSNAGLSEEEKAKFRQHSSNSDKHTFTFSTKTSTSKTPAEPSPPATPEVPAPPSDLLGEEKHTSLFPFSTALSLNEEACDAA; from the coding sequence ATGATCACGCAGGTTCCTGACACCTATCTGTCCCATGCGCTGGAAGCCGCCGTCGCCGCCACGCTTCTGATCCTTCTGGTTCTGGCGATCCGCAAGCCGGTCGCCCGCCATTTCGGCGCCGGCATTGCCTACGCGCTCTGGCTGCTGCCGATAGCGCGGCTGCTGCTGCCGCCGCTGCCCCATCAGGCCTCCCTCTTCAGCTGGCTGAAATTGCCCGCCGGCACACCCGAACCCGCCGCCTTCACCGTCCGGGAATCGGCGACAGCGACCCCAGGGGTGCCCGCCCCGCCCGCAGAGGCTGTAACCGCCGCGCCCCTGGAGATCGTCCCGGCCCCGCCATCGGCAGCCTTCGACATGCCCGCCCCCCATTCTGCGCTCGTGGAGACGCCTGATCTCTTCGTCTATGCCGGCCTGATCGGTCTCGCAGTCTGGATCGGCGGCGTGCTCTACGTTCTCGCCCGCAGCCTGCACACGCATATGCAGTTCATGGCCATCGTTGAACGCGAAGGCCTGCCCGTCACCGGCGATCTGGAAGCCTTGTCGATCGAGGTCGCCCGCGAAGCCGGCCTGAAACGGATGCCGCGCGTCGTCACCAGCCTGATCTCCAGCGGCCCCTTCGTCACCGGCCTCTTCCGCCCGGCGGTCGTCCTGCCCGCCTGGTTTGCGCAGGACTATTCGCGCACCGAAGCGCGCGCCGCCATTGCCCATGAGCTCACCCATGTGAAGCGCAGCGATCTCTGGGCGCTCCAGGCGTCTGAAATCTTCGTCGCCCTGATGTGGTTCAATCCGCTCGCCTACATCGCCCGCCAGGCCTTCCGCACGGACCAGGAAGCCGCTTGCGACGCCGATGTACTCCGCCGCGGCCATGCCAGCCCCCATGCCTATGGCGCCACGCTGGTCAAAGCCGTCCGCATGCAGATGCCGGCCCGCATTGCGCTGACCACCAGCCTGCCGCTTACCCACGCTCTCAAGGAAAGGCTCAAGCTCATGTCCTATCCCGCCCCTGACACACGCCGCCGCTGGATCGGCTTTGGCGCCGCCGTTCTCCTGGGAACCACTGCGCTCGTCGGCACCGCCTCGGTCGCTGCTGCGGGAGAGAAGGACAAGAATAGCCTCAAGATCGAAAACGGCACGCTCTGGCTCGACGGAGAGAAGGTCGATAACCGTCAGGTCGTTCTGCTCACGGACCCGGTCGAAGGCCTTGTCCCCAATCCACCCGTGCCTTCGGACATCCACGATCTGTCGATGAGCATTGAAGCGGATGTGGCCGAACTTACAGGACCAGAAGGGCTTGTCGATGTAATCGACCTGGCCCGTGATCCGGACTTCCAGGAAATCACGCGCCTGAGCACCGAACTGGCTCTGATGGGCGCAAGCCTTGGCACGGACGCCGCGTTTGAAAGCCTCAAAATGAATTTTGCCGGCATGTCCGAAGACGAGATCGATGCCTGGGCCGAGGAATTCGAAGCCCGTATGGAAGCCAAGGCAGAAGAAATCGAGGCGCGCGCCGCTCAGATGGAAGCGGAGATCGAAGCGCGCTCAGCGGTGTTCGAAGCACGTATGGATCATGCCAGCGAAGCCCGCGCCCTGGAAATAGAGCGCCGCGTCGAGGCCAACGCCGCCCGCATTGAGGCAGAGGCTGCCCGCATCGAAGCCGAGGTTGAGCGTCATTATGGCGAAGAGTTCCAATCCCGGATCGAGGCGCGCACCGGACTTATCCCTGAGCTGGCCGAAGAGTGCGCCGCACTTGATCTGGCCGACGGCGAAACCCGGATCATCGAGCGCCAGACGGATGACGGCCACAGCGTGAAAATCGCCTGCGCCGCCGGTGGCGAGGATGTCCTGCGCGCCGAAACGACGAGGGGCTTTATCAACTCGAATGCTGGCCTCAGCGAAGAAGAGAAAGCCAAGTTCCGCCAGCATTCGTCCAATAGCGACAAACACACCTTTACCTTCTCCACAAAGACCAGCACTTCGAAAACGCCCGCTGAGCCTTCTCCGCCTGCAACCCCAGAAGTGCCAGCGCCGCCGTCGGATCTGCTCGGAGAGGAGAAGCATACGAGCCTCTTTCCTTTTTCCACGGCGTTGAGCCTTAACGAGGAAGCGTGTGACGCCGCCTGA
- a CDS encoding 3-deoxy-manno-octulosonate cytidylyltransferase family protein, protein MQTLIVVPARYGSTRLPGKPLAKIAGKTMVSRVADLARRAAARLGKGAEFVVATDDTRILQYCRDNNINVVMTDPALPSGSDRALAAVDGLGMSPDFVVNLQGDAPFTPAEHVVAVVEALEKSGTDAATPYIRLSWAALDQLRNHKAQTPFSGTTLVKDPKGRAIWFSKIILPAIRKEPELRKLNDLSPVCQHVGLYGFRLDTLRRYCALPESYYERLEGLEQLRLIENGFSVQAVEVKPGKIAIPGIDTAEDIALAERLVAEFGEPDVA, encoded by the coding sequence ATGCAGACATTGATCGTTGTCCCTGCCCGCTATGGCTCCACCCGGCTGCCGGGCAAACCGCTCGCCAAGATCGCCGGAAAAACGATGGTCAGCCGCGTCGCCGACCTTGCGCGGCGCGCGGCGGCCAGACTTGGCAAGGGCGCCGAGTTTGTCGTTGCCACCGATGACACGCGCATCCTGCAATATTGCCGCGACAACAACATAAATGTGGTGATGACCGACCCGGCCCTGCCATCGGGATCAGACCGGGCGCTCGCGGCTGTGGACGGCTTGGGCATGAGCCCGGATTTCGTGGTGAACCTGCAAGGCGACGCGCCGTTCACACCGGCCGAGCATGTCGTAGCCGTCGTCGAGGCTCTGGAAAAATCAGGCACCGACGCCGCAACGCCTTACATCCGGCTCAGCTGGGCCGCGCTTGATCAGCTGCGAAATCACAAGGCGCAGACCCCTTTTTCGGGCACCACGCTGGTCAAAGATCCCAAGGGCCGGGCCATCTGGTTTTCCAAGATCATCCTGCCCGCCATCCGCAAGGAACCGGAACTGCGCAAGCTGAACGATCTCTCGCCGGTCTGCCAACATGTCGGCCTCTATGGCTTCCGCCTTGATACGCTGCGCCGTTATTGCGCCCTTCCCGAAAGCTATTATGAGCGGCTGGAAGGCCTTGAGCAGCTGCGCCTGATCGAGAACGGGTTCAGCGTCCAGGCTGTGGAAGTCAAACCCGGCAAGATCGCCATCCCCGGCATCGATACGGCCGAAGACATTGCCCTTGCCGAGCGCCTTGTGGCCGAGTTCGGCGAGCCGGACGTCGCCTGA
- a CDS encoding histidine phosphatase family protein, translating into MARLFIVRHGNTFDKGDTVTRVGARTDLPLSISGREQARHLADRFADIRFSAALCSVLIRTRQTARAILSQRTDNPALLIAPFLTEIDYGPDEKQPEETVAARLGPALEAWDRDGTPPPDWTVDVAAIRAGWSGLLTRAAALSEDAAALIVTSNGIARFLPDVVDKAPEGLDRKLKTGAWGELTVSRSVSEILNWNQRP; encoded by the coding sequence ATGGCCCGGCTATTTATCGTCCGGCACGGCAATACCTTCGACAAGGGCGATACCGTCACGCGTGTTGGCGCACGCACGGACCTGCCATTGTCGATCTCCGGGCGCGAACAGGCTCGTCATCTGGCTGATCGTTTTGCCGATATCCGGTTCTCTGCCGCGCTGTGTTCGGTCCTCATCCGCACCCGCCAGACCGCGCGCGCAATCCTCAGCCAGCGGACAGATAATCCGGCCTTGCTGATTGCCCCTTTCCTGACCGAGATCGATTATGGTCCCGATGAGAAACAGCCGGAGGAGACGGTCGCCGCGCGCCTTGGACCGGCCTTGGAGGCTTGGGACCGGGACGGGACACCGCCGCCAGACTGGACTGTGGATGTGGCGGCGATCCGTGCGGGCTGGAGCGGCCTCCTGACGCGCGCCGCCGCCCTGTCCGAAGACGCCGCCGCGTTGATCGTCACCTCCAACGGTATTGCCCGGTTCCTACCGGATGTGGTGGACAAGGCGCCTGAAGGGCTAGACCGGAAGCTGAAGACCGGTGCCTGGGGCGAGCTGACGGTCTCGCGATCCGTCAGCGAAATCCTGAACTGGAACCAGCGGCCCTGA
- a CDS encoding PAS domain-containing sensor histidine kinase: protein MARSQARSQLKPAVAAEDASAKAEARRLRVLVPLILALLAVALGLKAWDERQSAEAVRLSQIESEARHIADRITAAANVAVTAISIAEGGSVPRAETASLTPGIDAIVSLRDASQSPDGSRLGAAATVAGEMMEQGALIGLSGQGDLVFLAALDARNPVIALTQASTIIPEPGSGAHISVQAEGHVIGFGDPALQPAASAADLQRPQVTSSGGVRAASACAPVGEGSVCVCVTVDQPLFTRADLLSLAIFALLVAAPTFTLFGLSRRLSLRQREIAIQETRNEESDRILGLVMRGARAGYWEWYQDASALFLSDGAADLVGLGEGGRAPLEELLARVPVESRGYVKEGFSKARSIGWVHLTFIAQTSPLRWIEMRGSISTDPVTGTTVFGGIMMDATERKQAEDRVKTAERRLRNAIEGFNGPFALWDTRKRLLYWNRAFALDFGLQDTLRPGMSHDTVVIARAGAVSMERQSEEDARTTTIALRTGRWLKMVERATPDGGLITVGIEVTENVRNEEELKKQKEKLRRAALDLERSEGHASELSRKYSEEKEKAERAALAKSAFLANMSHELRTPLNAVIGFSEIMTNELAGPLGDPSYKEYAKDILMSGQHLLDMINDILDMAKIEAGKMTISPQPIDPIDPVDAAMRMIRRKAEEKAIDLVLEAEDNLPDIDADHRAIRQMMLNLLSNAIKFTDRSGTITVRVEQRGTDIYFGVTDTGIGIPAEDLPRLAQPFEQVAKTKDRNHEGTGLGLSLTKSFAEMHGGRMLLSSIYGEGTTVAFVLPIGGPAAVRFDIQRDVA, encoded by the coding sequence TTGGCAAGATCGCAGGCCCGTTCTCAGCTGAAACCGGCTGTTGCCGCAGAGGATGCGTCAGCAAAGGCTGAGGCACGCCGGCTGCGCGTCCTGGTGCCGCTGATCCTGGCTCTGCTGGCGGTGGCTCTCGGCCTCAAGGCCTGGGATGAGCGCCAGTCGGCAGAAGCTGTCCGCCTCAGCCAGATCGAGAGCGAAGCGCGCCATATCGCCGATCGCATCACGGCGGCCGCAAATGTCGCCGTTACCGCGATTTCCATCGCTGAGGGCGGCAGCGTTCCGCGCGCGGAAACCGCCAGCCTCACGCCCGGCATCGACGCTATCGTGTCGCTGCGCGACGCCTCGCAGTCGCCCGACGGATCGCGGCTTGGCGCCGCCGCGACCGTTGCCGGGGAGATGATGGAGCAGGGCGCCCTGATTGGCCTTTCCGGGCAAGGTGATCTTGTGTTTCTGGCCGCGCTGGACGCGCGCAATCCTGTCATTGCATTGACGCAGGCCTCCACGATCATTCCGGAACCTGGCAGCGGCGCGCATATATCCGTGCAAGCCGAAGGGCACGTCATCGGCTTCGGAGACCCGGCTCTGCAACCGGCAGCTTCGGCGGCAGATTTGCAACGTCCTCAGGTGACATCCTCCGGCGGCGTGCGCGCTGCCTCTGCCTGCGCCCCGGTGGGCGAGGGGAGCGTGTGTGTCTGTGTGACCGTGGATCAGCCCCTGTTCACGCGCGCCGACCTTCTCAGCCTTGCGATCTTTGCACTGTTGGTTGCCGCGCCGACATTCACCCTGTTTGGCCTCTCCCGCCGGCTTTCGCTACGCCAGCGGGAAATCGCCATCCAGGAAACCCGCAATGAAGAGTCAGACCGTATCTTGGGCCTTGTCATGCGCGGCGCGCGGGCGGGCTATTGGGAATGGTATCAGGACGCGAGTGCCTTGTTTCTGAGCGACGGCGCCGCTGACCTTGTCGGGCTTGGCGAAGGCGGACGGGCGCCGCTGGAAGAATTGCTCGCCCGCGTTCCCGTCGAAAGCCGGGGCTATGTGAAGGAAGGCTTCTCCAAGGCGCGCAGCATTGGCTGGGTCCACCTCACTTTCATTGCCCAGACGAGCCCGCTGCGCTGGATCGAAATGCGGGGCAGCATCTCCACCGATCCGGTCACCGGCACGACCGTGTTTGGCGGCATCATGATGGACGCGACCGAGCGCAAGCAGGCCGAAGACCGCGTGAAGACCGCCGAGCGGCGCCTGCGCAATGCCATCGAGGGCTTCAACGGCCCCTTCGCCCTGTGGGATACGCGCAAGCGGCTGCTCTACTGGAACCGCGCCTTCGCGCTCGACTTCGGCCTTCAGGATACGCTGCGCCCCGGCATGAGCCATGACACGGTGGTGATCGCGAGGGCAGGCGCTGTGTCTATGGAGCGCCAATCCGAAGAGGACGCGCGCACAACGACAATTGCCCTGCGCACCGGCCGCTGGCTGAAGATGGTGGAGCGCGCCACGCCTGATGGCGGGCTGATCACGGTTGGCATTGAAGTGACCGAGAATGTCCGCAATGAGGAAGAACTCAAGAAGCAGAAGGAAAAGCTGCGCCGCGCCGCGCTCGATCTGGAGCGTTCCGAAGGCCATGCCAGTGAGCTGAGCCGAAAGTATTCGGAGGAAAAGGAAAAGGCCGAGCGCGCTGCTCTCGCCAAATCCGCCTTTCTCGCCAATATGAGCCATGAGCTGCGCACGCCGCTCAACGCGGTCATCGGCTTTTCCGAGATCATGACCAACGAGCTTGCCGGACCGCTGGGTGATCCATCGTACAAGGAATATGCCAAGGATATTCTCATGTCCGGCCAGCACCTTCTGGACATGATCAACGACATCCTCGACATGGCCAAGATCGAGGCGGGCAAGATGACCATCAGCCCGCAACCCATCGACCCCATTGATCCGGTTGATGCGGCGATGCGCATGATCCGCCGCAAGGCCGAGGAGAAGGCGATTGATCTGGTTCTGGAGGCTGAGGATAACCTGCCCGACATTGACGCCGACCACCGCGCCATCCGGCAGATGATGCTGAACCTCCTGTCCAACGCCATCAAGTTCACCGACCGTTCCGGCACCATCACGGTGCGGGTCGAGCAGCGGGGCACCGACATCTATTTCGGCGTCACCGATACCGGCATCGGCATTCCGGCCGAAGACCTGCCGCGCCTTGCCCAGCCCTTCGAGCAGGTCGCCAAGACCAAGGACCGCAACCATGAAGGCACCGGCCTTGGCCTGTCACTGACCAAATCCTTTGCCGAGATGCATGGCGGGCGGATGCTGCTCTCCTCGATCTATGGCGAGGGCACAACCGTGGCGTTTGTCCTGCCGATCGGCGGGCCGGCGGCGGTCCGCTTCGACATCCAGCGGGATGTTGCCTGA
- the pepN gene encoding aminopeptidase N yields MRTETPVAVRLADYTPYPFSIDEVRLEFRLNPAATQVRATLKVTPAGNGPMRLDGEALTLKSIRLAAEGAALAPLAEADYSVDEHGLTLTAPPSGPFTLETTVEISPEKNTALSGLYMSGGRFCTQCEAIGFRRITFYPDRPDVMSSFRVRIEAEKAANPYLLSNGTPGEAGDLPDGWHFAEWDDPHKKPAYLFALCAGEYDVLRDTFTTASGAHVDLGIYVDKGEAGRAAWAMDSLKRSMRWDEEAYGREYDLGVFNIVAVRDFNFGAMENKGLNIFNSAYVLADEATATDADFEAIESIVAHEYFHNWTGNRITCRDWFQLCLKEGLTVFRDQNFSADMRSRPVQRIKDVIRLRARQFAEDAGPLAHSVRPDNYAAIDNLYTATVYEKGSELIGMLRRQIGSQDFRKGMDLYFNRHDGQAVTIEDFYACFEAATGQDFSQFRRWYAQAGTPEITVEENWDEANTTLTVKLSQFTRPTNGQPVKKPVPVPLLSALLDGKGGHVAATDRAAEPFLYVLDTETAEMVFHLPAGSGRPLVSLNRDFSAPVRLTRALNRDERLALVRAETDPFNTWDGLQTLIKEEILTLADGSQKAPDLALVGAIGQAVRGAMNDPAFAALLTRLPDVGELFLEREPADPVALAAARRKLQAAIAAELSPEITETLAEPSPAPYNPGAEQASIRALRSAFILLLGGRGDAAETLHDLYRNAPNMTEQLSALRALTLSTGPGREEALADFEAQWKQNPLVMDKWFSVQAALGTADDVRRLIAHPDFDLRNPNRVRSVVAAFAMQNLAAFHAPDGSGYAAVEETILAADKANPALGARLITAFEQWRLLEPKAGAQAQACLKRLIAAGLSPNAMDIAHRALEGDAKG; encoded by the coding sequence ATGCGTACTGAAACTCCCGTCGCCGTCCGCCTTGCTGATTACACGCCCTATCCCTTCTCGATTGATGAGGTCCGTCTGGAATTCCGGCTGAACCCCGCTGCCACGCAGGTGCGCGCAACCCTGAAGGTGACCCCGGCAGGCAATGGCCCGATGCGGCTGGATGGGGAAGCGCTGACGCTGAAGTCAATCCGGCTGGCAGCAGAAGGCGCCGCGCTCGCACCGCTGGCGGAGGCGGATTATTCAGTAGATGAGCATGGCCTCACCCTGACCGCGCCGCCTTCTGGCCCATTCACGCTGGAAACCACGGTCGAGATTTCGCCGGAGAAGAACACCGCCCTGTCGGGCCTCTATATGTCCGGCGGGCGCTTCTGCACACAGTGTGAAGCCATCGGTTTCCGCCGCATCACCTTTTACCCCGACCGCCCTGACGTGATGAGCAGTTTCCGTGTGCGGATCGAAGCGGAGAAGGCGGCCAACCCCTACCTGCTTTCCAATGGTACACCGGGCGAGGCGGGCGACCTTCCAGATGGCTGGCATTTCGCTGAATGGGATGACCCCCACAAGAAGCCCGCCTACCTCTTCGCCCTCTGCGCGGGGGAGTATGATGTGCTGCGCGATACGTTCACCACCGCCAGCGGCGCGCATGTTGATCTGGGCATCTATGTCGACAAGGGCGAAGCGGGCCGGGCGGCGTGGGCGATGGACAGCCTCAAGCGCTCGATGCGCTGGGACGAGGAAGCCTATGGCCGGGAATATGATCTCGGCGTGTTCAACATCGTGGCCGTGCGCGACTTCAATTTCGGCGCCATGGAGAACAAGGGCCTCAATATCTTCAATTCCGCCTATGTGCTGGCTGATGAAGCAACGGCAACGGACGCCGACTTTGAAGCCATCGAGTCCATTGTCGCCCACGAATACTTCCACAACTGGACCGGCAACCGCATCACTTGCCGCGACTGGTTCCAGCTTTGCCTGAAGGAAGGCCTCACGGTCTTCCGGGATCAGAACTTCTCCGCCGACATGCGCTCGCGCCCGGTACAGCGCATCAAGGACGTGATCCGCCTGCGCGCGCGCCAGTTTGCCGAAGACGCCGGCCCGCTCGCCCATTCGGTGCGCCCGGACAATTACGCCGCCATCGACAATCTCTACACCGCGACTGTCTATGAGAAGGGCTCAGAGCTGATCGGCATGCTCCGCCGGCAGATCGGATCGCAGGATTTCCGGAAGGGCATGGACCTCTATTTCAATCGCCATGACGGCCAGGCCGTCACGATTGAAGACTTCTACGCCTGTTTCGAAGCCGCCACGGGGCAGGACTTTTCGCAGTTCCGCCGGTGGTATGCGCAGGCCGGCACGCCTGAGATCACAGTTGAGGAAAACTGGGACGAGGCCAATACGACCCTGACCGTCAAGCTGTCGCAGTTTACCCGCCCCACAAATGGCCAGCCGGTGAAAAAGCCCGTGCCGGTGCCGCTTCTTTCCGCGCTGCTTGACGGGAAAGGCGGGCATGTCGCTGCCACGGACCGCGCTGCTGAACCTTTCCTCTATGTGCTCGACACCGAGACGGCGGAAATGGTTTTCCATCTGCCCGCCGGCAGCGGCCGCCCGCTTGTCTCGCTCAACCGCGATTTCTCGGCGCCCGTGCGTCTGACGCGCGCGCTCAACCGGGATGAACGCCTCGCGCTCGTCCGTGCCGAGACAGATCCATTCAATACCTGGGATGGCTTGCAGACCCTCATCAAGGAAGAGATCCTTACGCTCGCGGATGGGTCGCAGAAAGCGCCGGATCTCGCTCTTGTCGGCGCGATTGGTCAGGCCGTGCGCGGCGCCATGAACGACCCGGCGTTCGCCGCGCTCCTGACCCGCCTGCCGGATGTGGGCGAGCTGTTCCTGGAGCGCGAGCCGGCTGACCCGGTTGCCCTCGCCGCGGCCCGGCGCAAGTTACAGGCGGCGATTGCCGCAGAGCTTTCGCCCGAGATCACTGAGACACTGGCAGAGCCCTCGCCGGCGCCCTACAATCCGGGGGCGGAGCAAGCCTCCATCCGGGCGCTGCGCTCAGCCTTCATCCTGCTGCTGGGTGGTCGCGGGGACGCCGCCGAAACGCTGCATGATCTTTATCGCAATGCTCCGAACATGACCGAACAGCTTTCTGCTCTGCGCGCGCTGACGCTCTCCACCGGCCCCGGCCGGGAAGAGGCGCTCGCCGATTTCGAGGCGCAATGGAAACAGAACCCGCTGGTCATGGACAAATGGTTCTCGGTTCAGGCTGCTCTTGGTACGGCAGACGATGTCCGCCGTCTGATCGCCCATCCGGACTTCGACCTGCGTAATCCAAACCGGGTCCGCTCGGTCGTGGCCGCCTTCGCCATGCAGAACCTCGCCGCCTTCCATGCGCCCGATGGCTCAGGCTATGCCGCCGTGGAAGAAACCATCCTTGCCGCTGACAAGGCCAACCCTGCGCTCGGCGCCCGCCTGATTACCGCGTTCGAGCAATGGCGCCTGCTGGAGCCCAAAGCCGGCGCGCAGGCGCAGGCCTGCCTGAAGCGTCTGATCGCGGCCGGGCTATCCCCAAACGCCATGGATATTGCCCATCGCGCGCTTGAGGGCGACGCCAAAGGTTAA
- a CDS encoding VanZ family protein, producing MPARPPFLIIRRVAAAAALCVAVAIGYLSLVPVGEVPAPQISDKIRHLAAYAGLAAPLTLALHPRRWLVAALVAAIYGVCLEFGQAYGGAGREGSALDALANLAGALLGAAMIRFSAGVRG from the coding sequence ATGCCTGCGCGCCCTCCCTTTCTGATTATCCGCCGCGTTGCCGCCGCTGCCGCGCTCTGCGTTGCGGTGGCCATCGGCTATCTCTCTCTTGTACCGGTGGGCGAGGTCCCTGCCCCGCAGATCTCGGACAAGATCCGCCATCTGGCCGCCTATGCGGGCCTTGCTGCGCCGTTGACGCTCGCCCTGCATCCCCGGCGCTGGCTGGTGGCGGCGCTGGTCGCGGCGATCTATGGGGTCTGTCTTGAATTCGGTCAGGCCTATGGCGGCGCCGGGCGGGAGGGCTCGGCGCTCGATGCGCTAGCCAACCTCGCCGGCGCCCTGCTCGGCGCAGCGATGATCCGCTTCAGCGCCGGCGTGCGGGGCTGA